DNA sequence from the Rubinisphaera margarita genome:
CAGCTCGTTGTCGGCCTGCAGGATTTCGTAGATACCGATTCGTCCCTTGTAACCACTGTCGTAACACTCGTGGCATCCCTCTCCCCGGACAAACTGCCGGTTGAGGTCTCCACTGTAGTGCAGTCTTTCGAGTTGACCCGCCGGCGGATAGTACGTGGTCCGACAGTTCGGGCAGATGCGGCGGACGAGTCGCTGAGCGATCGCTCCCAGGAACGCAGCAGCAATTTTGTAGGACGCGATTCCCATATCGGAGAGCCGGGTGACTGCTGAAGCACTGTCGTTGGTATGCAACGTCGACAGCACGAGGTGTCCTGTCAGAGCGGCCTGAGTCGCCACTTCCGCGGTTTCTCCATCGCGAATTTCCCCAATCATGATCACATCGGGGTCCTGACGCAGAATGGCCCGTAACACTTTGGCGAAACTGAGCGTCGTCCCCGCATTGGCGTGGACCTGATTGATCTGAGCCAGCTGATACTCGACTGGATCTTCCACGGTCACAATATTTTGCTGAACGCTTTTGACCAGTTCGATGGCCGAGTACAGCGTCGTCGTTTTTCCGCTACCGGTCGGGCCGGTCACCAGGGCCATGCCGTACGGCTTGGCGAGGAGACCTTTCATGATCTTCAACTGATCGTCGGGAATTCCGAGTTCATTGAGGTTGAACGTGACGTTCGAACGATCGAGCACACGAAGCACAACCTTTTCGCCCTGAACGGTGGGCAACGTCGAGCAACGCAGGTCGATATCGCGATGATCGACCACGACATGGATTCGGCCGTCCTGTGGCAGTCGGTGTTCGGCGATGTCCATCTTCGCCATCACCTTGATTCTGGAAACGATGGCCGGATGGAACTCGCGTCGCGGACGCAGAATTTCGCGAAGCATGCCGTCGACTCGGAAACGAACTGTCGACTGATGCATCCCGGGTTCGATGTGAATATCGCTGGCGCCCTGACGGGCCGCCTGGAGAATCATATAATTCACCAGGTTGACGATCGGACTGCCATCGGCAATAGACTCGACCTTCTGCAGCTCAACGTGAATCGCATCGTCCTGCACCGAGACGGCATCGCGATCCATGTCCGCAGTCACGGCGTCGACTTCGAAGCCTTCGTCGTAACAGCGGGGCAGGAGCTGTTCGATGGCCGACGACAGCGCCAGAATCGGACGGACGCGACATTCGGTCAGCCGCTCGATCTCATCGATGTAGTCCAGCTGCTGAGGATTCTGCATCGCGACGGTGAGCACGCCGCGAACCTTGAACATGACGATCGCGCCAAATTCCTCCGCTTTGCTTCGCGGAAGAACGCGAACGGTCTTGGGATCGATCAAACCTTCCCGCAGAACGACGTAGGGAATTCCCATCTGCTCGGCCAGGAATGGCAGCAGTTGTTCTTCTTCGATAAATCCGAGTTCGACCAGCGCTTCGCCAACGCGTTGCCCTTTCGCGCTCTGCTGCTGCAGAGCCGATTCGAGTTCATCGGGCGTGAGCAGACCGGCGTTGATCAGCTTCTCGCCGAGACGCTGTTGACGCGGTGCTCCCGCATTCGTGCCATTGCCCTTGATGCGCAGACTGGAGCGATTTCGTGCCGTAATACTGGTCATACTGCAAAACTCCCTGCTGCCTGCACAGAGTCTTCGTAGTGTTCAATCTGATCAAGCAGACCGGTCACCCGCAGAATGTCCTGACACAGATGACTGGCTCCGGCAAGTTTGAACATCCCGCCTCGTTTCACGCAGCGGTCGCGCAGATCCAGAATCAACTCCAGTCCCTGGCTGTCGCACAGAGCCATGTCGCGCAGGTCGAGCACGAGGCGCGGCTGCCCCGGCTTGATGGCCTGTTCGACGGCCGTTCGCACGCGGTCGGCGTTGCTGTAGGTGAGTGAATCCTGGAGCTGGACAATGTCGACGGCTCCCTGGCGTGTGTATTCAATCATCGCTTGCCTCCGTTATTGACTGGAAGCACGAAGCTGAATGTCGAGCCTTCGCCGAGTTCGCTGGAAACGTCGATCCGTCCACCGTGCAATCGCGCGACTTCGTGCGTGAAGGCGAGTCCCAGGCCGGTCCCGGTCACATCGCGGACACGACTGTCGTCACTGCGGAAGAACTTCTCGAAGACGCGAGGAACTTCCTCGGCGGAAATCCCGATCCCGGTATCCTGCACGTTGAAGAAGATCTCCTGATCTTCCATCGCAACCGTAAAGACGACTTCGCCGCCCTCGGGCGTGTATTTGCAGGCGTTCCCGAGCAGGTTCACCAGAGCCGCCGAGACGCTGTCCTTGTCGATGGTCATCGACGGAAGTTTGGGAGGCAGCGAGATCGTGAAGTCGATCTGCTTCCGCTGCATTTCCGGCCGAACCTTGGCGCCGATCTCCTGCAGCAGGCGTTCGAGATCGGTTTCGCGCTTGTCGATCGACATGGAACCGGCTTCCATACGACTGATGTCGAGAAGCTCGTCCACGAAACGCGACAGGCGTGTCGATTCGGTGAGAATAATGTTGTAGAACTGTTTCTGCTGTTCGACGTCGATTTCATCGGTGACAGCCAGCGTTTCGGCATAGGCACTGATATTGGCCAGCGGCGTCCGCAGTTCGTGCGTCGCCATCGAGACGAACTCTTCGCGCATCTTCTCGGCCAGTTTCTGCTGTGTGACGTCGCGAATCGTCCAGACGTGCCCCACGGTTTCCCCGCGGTCGTCGATGCTGGGACGTCGAGTCCACCGCAGATAGTTTTCCCCCAGATCGGAGGAGGTATTCGATTCGAAACTCAGCGGCTGCGGTTTCGTGACAGCCTGCTGAACGTGTTCGGGGAGGTTCGGAGGCAGGAACTCAAGCAGCTGTTCCTCGAGAAGCTGATCGCCATCGGTCGACAGAATCGCTTCGAGTGCCCGGTTGACGAAGGTCATCCGTCCTTCGATATCGGTGACGGCGATCCCTTCGGCCAGGCAGTGCAGCACGGTCGAATCATCGGCGCCGTTGCGGGATCCAAGCTTCTGATCAATTCTCGATTCCAGCAGTTGCAGGGCGGCTCCGGCCTGGACGGTCTGTACGATTTCGTTCCAGCCGTTCGAGGGCGCATCGGTCTGCAACACCGGTTGCAGCGTTTGCATCAGTTTTTCCGGATGTTCGCCAATTCCGACGAGCTGATGATGAATCGCGGGAGCGACTCGCCCCGATCGATTCTGGGGAATCAGCGAGAACATCGCCAGGAAGAAGCTGCTGACCATGGCGGCAATGAGAATGCGAGCCGACCAGTACGTTCCGATATCAACCAGAAACGTACTGACTGCCGCGATCCCCAGGATCAGCGTCAGCACGCCGGCGGCGCGCTGCACCATACTGAACTTATCACCGTCCACGTGTCTCTCCGTAGTCCATTAGCCGCCGGGCTCATCCCGCGCGACAGATCTCAGGTTTGCTCAGCCCGCAACTGTTGCTCAACACAAGCGACAATTTCAGTGGGACTGAACGGCTTGAGCAGAAGGCGCTGAATTCCCCACTGTTCGCGGAGTTCAGCCTCGTTGAGTTCGTAACCTTTCGCCGAGCAGAGAAAGATCGGAATGTCCGCATACTCCTCCATACCTCGGAGAGCAGCGATCAATTCCGGTCCGCCCATGCGGGGCATCTGATAATCCGTGATTACCAGATCGAACTGCCGCGATCGAGCCTGTTCGAGGGCGGCTGCTCCATCCAGAGCAACCGTCACCTCGAAACCCGCTCTTTGCAGATTGAACCGGACGACATCAGCCATCACGCGATTGTCTTCAGCAATTAGAATCGCAGTCTTGTCCATGGTCCGTCACTCCAGCCCTTCAATTACTTACGTCGGATTAACTTACAGGAGGTTCAGACTATCGGTCGTATCATTGATGATGAACGCTCCCGAAGCCGTGTCGTACGCCCAACCCTGGGTTCCGGTCGGCGTCGGCGAGCCTGAGTGCGTTCGCACTGCTGCGCTGCCGGCGTTGGCACCGGTTTCCACCTTCGGGAACGGTCCCCGCAGGTAAGGAGCCAGTTCGGTCGTGATCGAGGCGGTCGGATACGATCCGGTCTGAGCTTTATAGAGTTCGATGGCATCCCGCAGGACGGCCAGCGACTGCTTTGTCGCCGACATTTTGGCGTCTGAGGCGGTGTCGAACATCTTCGGTCCCGCTACAGCCGCGATAATCCCCATCACCAGTACCACCACGACGAGTTCGATGAGTGAGAAGCCACGTCGTGCCTGAGTCTTCATCTGATTTGCAGCAACCATGGTTGTGCTCCGTAGTAAACAGACTTCTGAATTTTTAACGGACGCCGCGAAATGCGATGCCGTGAGTCAACAGTAGTTCCAAAAAGCCGACGGAGCAAAAAATTCATCAAAAGTTCAGGGACAACCCGCCAGGTGCAGGCATACACCGCAAATTGTGACCTATGTTTGACGTAAGCTTTCCTTGTTCCCGACTGCACGCAACACGCCCTGGTGCCACAGCAGTCCACAGCTGCGAGATTAAATATGTCCCAGATAACAACGGATAACACGACCGATCACAATCAGCTGCATCAGATTGCAGAGCGGCTCTCCGACCGCTTCGATTGCGGCATTGAAATCTGGCGGAAGATGAACGACTGGATGCCGGTCGTCCGTGGAGACGATCGCCTCAGCCCGTCTTCGGTGCTCGATGTTCACTTCTATATCAGCACCTCAAAATTGACGAACGACCCGGCCCTGCGGCAGATCAATCCGGAGCAGAGCCTGTTTATTCTCCCGGTCGATTCCCGATCGGGGTTTCAGACCGTTGCGGTCGGCATCTGCTCGCACAGTTCCGAAGCCCTGTTGCAGAACGCTCTTCAACAGGAATCTGTGATCGAAGAGCTGCATGCGCGAGAGAAATCGCAGGCCGAACAGGTCGATCTGTACGCCGCCCAGGTCACCGCGGACTTCGAAGAAATGACCTGGCTGCGGAATCTGGCGCAACAACTCGGATCCTGCACCGTGGAACGCAGCCTGGAATCGCTGGCCAGCGCGACCCTGGAAATGCTGGCCGATTTGATTCGCTGCAAGACGGTGGCGCTCATCACCCCTCGCCAGAACCAGCGCGACGATGAAGATGAATTTGACGTTTTGCTCTGGGGGCAGTCGTTCCCGCGGAAGAGCTGCTGCGATCTGATGCTGCTGGTTCGCGAGGATGCGTTCAAGCAGCCAGTGGTCTGGAATCGCGATCGCGTGCGGGCGGCTGGCGATAAAGTTCCGTCGGGTGTCAACAGTTTCATCGTGACTCCGCTGCGGAAAGATGGCACAACGTACGGCTGGCTGACCGCGATCAACAAGAAGAAAGACCTCAACGGTCAGATCCGCAGCCATCTTCACGATGATCTCGAAGGCATCAGTGAACTCGAGTTCGGCACGTCCGAAGCAACGCTCGTCAGTTCGACCGCCAGCCTGCTGGCCTCACATGCCAAGAACCTGGAGCTGTTCCAGCAGCAACAGAATTTGCTTATCGGCGTTATCCGGACGATGATGAACTCGCTCGACGCCAAAGATCCCTACACCTGCGGTCACAGCGACCGCGTCGCCCAGTATGCCCGGATCATCGCCGAGAACCTCGGGTTGCCGGCTGATGAGTGTGAGAATATCTACGTCACCGGGCTGGTGCACGACATTGGCAAGGTCGGCGTTCCCGATCACATTCTGAAGAAGCCGGGCCGGTTGACTGATGAAGAGTTTGACGAGATCAAGAAGCATCCCCGCATCGGGTTCGTGATTCTGCAGCATCTTTCGGCTTTCTCATTCGTGCTTCCGGGCGTGTTGCATCATCACGAATCGATGGACGGCACCGGGTATCCGGATCAGCTCAAAGGCGAGGACATCCCGCTTCACGCCCGCATCCTGGCCGTGGCCGATGCCTACGACGCGATGACGAGCACCCGTCCGTATCGCGATGGCATGCCGGTCCGAAAAGCCGTCAGCATTCTGCTTGAGGGCCGCCACACACAGTGGGACGCCGCCTGCGTCGACGCGTTTCTCGACAGCATGCCAACCGTGCTCGAAATCACGATTGAAGCCAACCGCCAGAAGGAAAAGATTCTTCGTAATTCCACGGCCTGGCATGAGATCCTTCAGCAGGAGATCACCAACGTGCAGGAAGCGGTCGCAGCCGTGACCTTTGTGTAACCGGGAAATTCTTCCATGAACGCAGGACGCACAACACGCAATGGATTCACCCTGGTCGAGCTCGTGGTCGTGCTTTTGATCATGGGCATCGTCTCGGCTGTCGCTGTGCCGCGTTTTTTCGATGTTCAGAATATCCGACTCAATCAGGCGTGCGAGCTCGTGGCTAGTGACCTGAAATGGGCCCGGCACCTGGCCATGGCCCGAAGTACTCCGATCACCGTCGTCTTCAATAAAGACACCGAGTCGTACGCGATTCAGGGCGTGATGGACCGGGATCACAAGCAGTCGCCCCACGGCGTCGATTTAACACAAGCTCCGTTCGAAGTGGAAATCAAAGGGGCCAATTCTGGACAGGATATCGTATTTGACCACTTCGGAGCTCCGGACGATGACATCGATGTCGAACTGGAGATCAACGGACTGACGAAAAAGGTCAAAGTCGATAAACACTCCGGATGGGTAACGATCGAATGAGAACGTCTCCGTTAAATGCCCGCCGAGCGTTTACGCTCGTGGAAATAACACTGTCGCTCGTCGGGACCTCCGTCCTCGTGGGTGGCATGATGTCGGCCTTGTACGTCACGATGAAATCGCTCGATCCGAATCTGTCAAATGCGAGCGTCATGCTCACCGTAACCGACGTGCTCCATCAAATGCGGGAGCTCCAGTTCACGACGGAATTCCTGGATCAGATGACACGTGAAGTCGAAGTCTGGGTCCCCGATCGTGACGATGATGACGACGAAGAGAAGATCAACTACCGCTGGTCGGGCATTCCGGGAGATCCGTTGATCAGGGAATACAACGGCCACAATATCGACATTGTCCCTAAGGTCTATCACTTTTCTCTCAGCTATATCAGCTCCGGAACGTACACCATTGGAGTGACCATCGAACTACAGTCCACGCCACGGGCCAGCGACCGGGTGCAGATTGAACTTCCAATTCTCAACAAGCCGCGAACCTATCAGTACGACGATTAAACCGTATTGCAGATCAGACGCAAATCATGAACGCTCTCCATCGCCAGCCATCGAATGCCCGAAAGGGATTCTCGCTACTCGAAGTGAGTATCTGCTCGCTGTTGGTCGCGGTGTTGATGATTGCGTCGCTCCGCTGCATGGGAGCCATTGTCGTTGGACGAGAGCACATCGCTCAGCGAGCCATCGCCGACCAGCTGGCCGATGAACTGCTGTCGGAGATCATGGAGAAATCTTACAAGGACTCGTTCCTGCCGCTCTTCGGGTTGGAGGCTCTGGAGGTCGGCTATAGCAATGGTCCGCGAAACTCCTTCGACGATGTCGACGACTACGACAACTGGTCCGTCAGCCCCCCTCGCAATCGGGACAATTCGACTCGGAGCAATCTGAACGGCTGGCGCCGGGAAGTCAGCGTCGCCTGGGTGACGAAGGCAAATCCCAATCAGACTTCGATCACCGAGACCGGACTAAAACGGATCATCGTGACTGTCAAACGAAACCAGAACACTCTTGCCCAGGCAATGGGTTATCGAAGCGAGAGTTTTACAGTCGCCCCCTCACAACGGGGAGGAGGCAACAGTGGTTAATTGCATACTATCGACAGCGGAGACCGCATTTCCCTCTCGCCGACGAGGAGCCGCGCTCTATATGCTTGTGATTACGATCTCGTTGTTGGTCTCGATCACGGGATTAGCCGGTGTCAACCTGGTCAGACTGCAGCGAGAACACATGTCTATGGCTCTCGAAATCCAAAAGGCCCGCAGGCTGGCCCGATCAGCTGTCGAACTTGCACACGACAAATTGTTACTGACCAACGAATGGCGGACAGCCTATGCGTCAGGCTTCGAATCGACGCCATTCGCTCCGGACGGGTTCGATGGCAACATGAGTTGGAGAGTTTCTGACAGCGATGGAAGCTTTACCAACAACGACATCCAGCTGCGTATCGATGGAATCGGCCGCATCGGCCAGACCACCCAGGTGATATCTTGCCATTTTAAGAGTGTCGTTGGCCCCACCGAACTCCGCTCTTTCAGTGCACTGTTAGGCAACTCCGACGATGACCTAAAAAACGACAAATGGTGGGGGCAGTATCTCAAGCCGTCCCTGCCCGGATCAGCGACCGCGTATCGCGTGACAAGCATTCAGTTCTATTGCCGGAGAATCGAGAGAGAGGACTTCTCCGTCTCCATCTATACTGCCAACGCCTTCAATAAGCCTGGCACTCTTATCGATGTCACTTCGACGAAAAGTGATCACTATTCAACGAGTTGGTCGTGGGTCACGGTTCCGATCGCAGGGTCCCAATGGGTCGACGTTGCGAACGGCATCTGCCTGACGATCACCACTAGCAGCACGATCACCCCCCTACGTTTGTATTACAAAGGCGGAGGCGTGTTTGAGTCCAACTCTGCAATGCTGCGCGGAAGCCCGAGTGGATGGAACTCCGTCGAAACCAACAAAGCCATCTGGTACAAGGTCCAAGGAGAGTACCGAACCAATCCGGCTGATATCGATATCACCCCCGGCTCGTTCCACTGGGGCGCCGCCCCATGATCCAAGACGTTAACCGGCGTCGCGAGCCGAGCCACCGGACTCTTTGTCGTTCTGCGCCACCAGCTGCTGCACGCGGGACCGGGTTCGTTCGATGGTCTGATACTCCAGCGCGTTGTCATCGTCGCGACGCATCTCCGCGATCACTTCTCGCGGCAGCCGAACGATGAACGTGCTCCCCTTGCCGAACTCGCTTTCGACGGTCACCTCGCCCCCCAGCAGCTTGCACAGTTCCTTCACGATCGACAGCCCCAGTCCGGTTCCTTCGTATTCACGCGTCAGCAGATTGTCCTGCCCCGGCACGTGCTCGGCCTGCCGGAACTTCTCGAAGATCCGTTCCTGATCGGCCAGCGGAATCCCGATGCCGGTATCGGCCACACTCACCTGGACAAAGTCCTGCTGAGACGCCGGGGCCGAACCACTACTCGCTCCGGTAATGCAGATACTGGTCGCCGTCACCCGAACCCGCCCCCCTTCCGGCGTGAACTTCACGGCATTGGAAAGCAGGTTGGTCAGAATCTGCTGAATCTTGCCGGAATCCTGATTCATCTGGGGAACATCGGGGGCACAGAACCAGGTCAGTTCGATGTTCTTGCGATCGGCCAGCGGGGAAATGCTCAGGCAAAGCTGCTCGACAATCTCGGCAATCGAGAACTTGACCGGATGAATCTCCATCTTGCCGCTCTCGATCTTGGCCAGATCGAGAATGTCGTTAATCAGCGTGAGCAGCCGCTGACCGGAGGTCGAAATGTTCTGCAGATACCGCTTCTGCTTGTCATTGAGATTGGACGCCGAGCCGAGCACATCGCTGAAGCCCAGAATACTGTTCAGCGGCGTTCGCAGTTCGTGGCTCATCGTCGCCAGGAACTCGTTCTTCAGCTTGTTCATTTCGAACAGCGACAGGTTCGCCCGAGCCAGTTCATCGACTTTATGGTCGAGATTCGTATTGGCTTCCTTGAGTTCATCCTGAACCGTGACCAGGTGCCGCAACATCCGGTTGAAGGCGTGACTCAGCTCTTCGAACTCATCGCCCGTGCGAATATCGGCTCGCAGATCGAGCGTTCCCCGGGCAATTTCATCGCTGACATCTTTCAGGTGGAGCACCGGTTTGACGATCACGTACCGCACGATGGCATACGCCGCGACCATCGCCAGGAAGGAGGTCACAATTGCCATTGCCAGCAGAATGGCATTGTTCTTGGCGAGACGACTCTTTGTCTTCGTGAGCGGCAGCGTGATCTTCACCATGCCGAGCAGATCGCCCTCCGCCACGTTCGGCTTGCGATGATAATGGCAGGTCAGGCACGACTTCGAGGCCTTGACCGCAGCGTAGTAGCGATACTCCTGCCGGTCCGGCAAGGTGAGAATGTACTCGGAATCCCCACTGCGGATGCGGGCCAGTGCTTCGTAACCGAAATCGTCGGTCGGACGGTCCGGGGAATCGGCGGTCGGATCGGATTTGAGCAGTCGCCAGCGATAGTCCTGAATTTCGACCGGCTTCAGAAAGCTGGCCATTTCCTCAATCTTCTCGATGTGTTCCTGATCGATATCGACCGCCTTCATGTGCTTTTCCATGATGATCGGCGCGACGAGCAGCTGGGCGGTTTCCTTGTTCTGATTCTCGATAATTCGGGCGTTAAGCTGCGCGTAGAAGTAGAAACTGCCGGAAATCAGCAGCATCAAACCGCCGCCGAACAGGAAGCGACACTTCCGTTCGAGGCTGGTTTCGCCGAGCAGACGTTTAATCGTACGATACGACATGCGATTCAGGAGTCATCAGGAGACGGGACAAATTCGACTGTCGGAATTGTTTCACGGTCGGAAGTTTGTTGCAATGTCGGTTCCAGATCCTCCGGCGGCGAAACAGCGAAATCCGCATTGAGCCTTTCCGGCCGCCCGCCCGGAGTCGTCTTCAAGTCCTACATCTCAGGAGACTTCCGCGTGCGCACAGTCCTGATCTTCTCTCTCGCCGCCGTGACGACGTTTTTCTCCGGCATCGACTCAGCCTCCGCCGCTCCGCCGAATATCCTGATCATCATGGCCGATGACTGTACGTACAACGATCTCCCGCTGTACGGAGGACAGAACGCGAAAACGCCTCACATCGACCAGTTCGCCCGCGAAAGCCTCACGTTCAACCGGGCCTATCTCGCCGAAGCGATGTGCCAGCCCTGCCGCTCGGAACTGTTCACCGGGCTTTATCCTCTGGGCAATGGCTGTGCGTGGAACCATTCCGGCAGCCTGCCCGAGACGAAGAGCCTGCCGCATCACTTCAAACCGCTCGGTTATCGCGTTGGCATCTCCGGCAAGGTGCACGTCAAACCGGA
Encoded proteins:
- a CDS encoding GspE/PulE family protein is translated as MTSITARNRSSLRIKGNGTNAGAPRQQRLGEKLINAGLLTPDELESALQQQSAKGQRVGEALVELGFIEEEQLLPFLAEQMGIPYVVLREGLIDPKTVRVLPRSKAEEFGAIVMFKVRGVLTVAMQNPQQLDYIDEIERLTECRVRPILALSSAIEQLLPRCYDEGFEVDAVTADMDRDAVSVQDDAIHVELQKVESIADGSPIVNLVNYMILQAARQGASDIHIEPGMHQSTVRFRVDGMLREILRPRREFHPAIVSRIKVMAKMDIAEHRLPQDGRIHVVVDHRDIDLRCSTLPTVQGEKVVLRVLDRSNVTFNLNELGIPDDQLKIMKGLLAKPYGMALVTGPTGSGKTTTLYSAIELVKSVQQNIVTVEDPVEYQLAQINQVHANAGTTLSFAKVLRAILRQDPDVIMIGEIRDGETAEVATQAALTGHLVLSTLHTNDSASAVTRLSDMGIASYKIAAAFLGAIAQRLVRRICPNCRTTYYPPAGQLERLHYSGDLNRQFVRGEGCHECYDSGYKGRIGIYEILQADNELRELIGSGVQAEVIRRWHREHGASNLLNEGLRLAEQGVTSIDEVMRVAFFD
- a CDS encoding STAS domain-containing protein produces the protein MIEYTRQGAVDIVQLQDSLTYSNADRVRTAVEQAIKPGQPRLVLDLRDMALCDSQGLELILDLRDRCVKRGGMFKLAGASHLCQDILRVTGLLDQIEHYEDSVQAAGSFAV
- a CDS encoding sensor histidine kinase, producing MDGDKFSMVQRAAGVLTLILGIAAVSTFLVDIGTYWSARILIAAMVSSFFLAMFSLIPQNRSGRVAPAIHHQLVGIGEHPEKLMQTLQPVLQTDAPSNGWNEIVQTVQAGAALQLLESRIDQKLGSRNGADDSTVLHCLAEGIAVTDIEGRMTFVNRALEAILSTDGDQLLEEQLLEFLPPNLPEHVQQAVTKPQPLSFESNTSSDLGENYLRWTRRPSIDDRGETVGHVWTIRDVTQQKLAEKMREEFVSMATHELRTPLANISAYAETLAVTDEIDVEQQKQFYNIILTESTRLSRFVDELLDISRMEAGSMSIDKRETDLERLLQEIGAKVRPEMQRKQIDFTISLPPKLPSMTIDKDSVSAALVNLLGNACKYTPEGGEVVFTVAMEDQEIFFNVQDTGIGISAEEVPRVFEKFFRSDDSRVRDVTGTGLGLAFTHEVARLHGGRIDVSSELGEGSTFSFVLPVNNGGKR
- a CDS encoding response regulator, which encodes MDKTAILIAEDNRVMADVVRFNLQRAGFEVTVALDGAAALEQARSRQFDLVITDYQMPRMGGPELIAALRGMEEYADIPIFLCSAKGYELNEAELREQWGIQRLLLKPFSPTEIVACVEQQLRAEQT
- a CDS encoding type II secretion system protein, with product MVAANQMKTQARRGFSLIELVVVVLVMGIIAAVAGPKMFDTASDAKMSATKQSLAVLRDAIELYKAQTGSYPTASITTELAPYLRGPFPKVETGANAGSAAVRTHSGSPTPTGTQGWAYDTASGAFIINDTTDSLNLL
- a CDS encoding HD-GYP domain-containing protein; amino-acid sequence: MSQITTDNTTDHNQLHQIAERLSDRFDCGIEIWRKMNDWMPVVRGDDRLSPSSVLDVHFYISTSKLTNDPALRQINPEQSLFILPVDSRSGFQTVAVGICSHSSEALLQNALQQESVIEELHAREKSQAEQVDLYAAQVTADFEEMTWLRNLAQQLGSCTVERSLESLASATLEMLADLIRCKTVALITPRQNQRDDEDEFDVLLWGQSFPRKSCCDLMLLVREDAFKQPVVWNRDRVRAAGDKVPSGVNSFIVTPLRKDGTTYGWLTAINKKKDLNGQIRSHLHDDLEGISELEFGTSEATLVSSTASLLASHAKNLELFQQQQNLLIGVIRTMMNSLDAKDPYTCGHSDRVAQYARIIAENLGLPADECENIYVTGLVHDIGKVGVPDHILKKPGRLTDEEFDEIKKHPRIGFVILQHLSAFSFVLPGVLHHHESMDGTGYPDQLKGEDIPLHARILAVADAYDAMTSTRPYRDGMPVRKAVSILLEGRHTQWDAACVDAFLDSMPTVLEITIEANRQKEKILRNSTAWHEILQQEITNVQEAVAAVTFV
- a CDS encoding pilus assembly FimT family protein, with product MNAGRTTRNGFTLVELVVVLLIMGIVSAVAVPRFFDVQNIRLNQACELVASDLKWARHLAMARSTPITVVFNKDTESYAIQGVMDRDHKQSPHGVDLTQAPFEVEIKGANSGQDIVFDHFGAPDDDIDVELEINGLTKKVKVDKHSGWVTIE
- a CDS encoding type IV pilus modification PilV family protein, whose product is MNALHRQPSNARKGFSLLEVSICSLLVAVLMIASLRCMGAIVVGREHIAQRAIADQLADELLSEIMEKSYKDSFLPLFGLEALEVGYSNGPRNSFDDVDDYDNWSVSPPRNRDNSTRSNLNGWRREVSVAWVTKANPNQTSITETGLKRIIVTVKRNQNTLAQAMGYRSESFTVAPSQRGGGNSG
- a CDS encoding ATP-binding protein translates to MSYRTIKRLLGETSLERKCRFLFGGGLMLLISGSFYFYAQLNARIIENQNKETAQLLVAPIIMEKHMKAVDIDQEHIEKIEEMASFLKPVEIQDYRWRLLKSDPTADSPDRPTDDFGYEALARIRSGDSEYILTLPDRQEYRYYAAVKASKSCLTCHYHRKPNVAEGDLLGMVKITLPLTKTKSRLAKNNAILLAMAIVTSFLAMVAAYAIVRYVIVKPVLHLKDVSDEIARGTLDLRADIRTGDEFEELSHAFNRMLRHLVTVQDELKEANTNLDHKVDELARANLSLFEMNKLKNEFLATMSHELRTPLNSILGFSDVLGSASNLNDKQKRYLQNISTSGQRLLTLINDILDLAKIESGKMEIHPVKFSIAEIVEQLCLSISPLADRKNIELTWFCAPDVPQMNQDSGKIQQILTNLLSNAVKFTPEGGRVRVTATSICITGASSGSAPASQQDFVQVSVADTGIGIPLADQERIFEKFRQAEHVPGQDNLLTREYEGTGLGLSIVKELCKLLGGEVTVESEFGKGSTFIVRLPREVIAEMRRDDDNALEYQTIERTRSRVQQLVAQNDKESGGSARDAG